From the Rhizobium leguminosarum bv. trifolii WSM1325 genome, one window contains:
- a CDS encoding hypothetical protein (KEGG: hypothetical protein) produces the protein MPFGQFAPAIAISSLEYLHNAKCADIMAAEGVYSMSLLILITSGTIALAEPASPPLVLLAEARAQVVDCSDAVDEILMKTQGRLLSIRPHADRCTVVVLITREGERPQKKIFRVSPVTDQSEPH, from the coding sequence ATGCCCTTCGGCCAGTTTGCGCCCGCCATCGCCATTTCAAGCCTGGAATATTTGCATAACGCCAAGTGCGCCGATATCATGGCAGCGGAAGGGGTCTATTCCATGTCATTACTCATTTTGATCACATCAGGAACAATCGCGCTCGCCGAACCCGCCAGTCCGCCGTTGGTCCTTTTGGCAGAGGCACGGGCGCAGGTGGTTGATTGCAGCGATGCCGTCGATGAGATTCTGATGAAAACGCAGGGACGCCTGCTGTCGATACGTCCCCATGCCGACCGGTGCACTGTGGTTGTCTTGATCACCAGGGAGGGCGAACGACCCCAAAAGAAGATCTTTCGGGTCTCGCCTGTGACCGATCAGAGTGAGCCGCATTAA
- a CDS encoding histidine kinase (PFAM: ATP-binding region ATPase domain protein; response regulator receiver~SMART: ATP-binding region ATPase domain protein; response regulator receiver~KEGG: mch:Mchl_4788 histidine kinase) produces the protein MNKLRPSLLLLLCATIPVLVVGVVIGEYFLRQQRAAIDRDIAQRADFSATGLARALEMQRQLLSVVSESPRLDPPLERKAFKEIAHRLLGRIPVWQMLHISDLHGNIVLSVPTPEDGASHSTVNDMESYRRVIESRTAVVGSVVRREREIPTFPIRVPVERDGTITSILTALIRPEEITNILYANGLAKTWTAWIADGDGRLVAATGAAPALIGGPLNAFVRDTGSEGSGIAGVKIVSGEDVRTSSASIEGSNWTVHVGMPLAEYQEIGRTEYRILLATIFLIVGLLVAAAFLFQRELAARRRQDLALASGQRMEALGKLTGGVAHDFNNLLMIFQAGIEGVRRRKNDEQKLNVTLDMMSEGVSKGKAITHRLLSFSRRSNLDAETFFIQDKIGPLEHLVKQAATDQIIVDTEVDPDMWPVTVDPQGFEVAIINLVTNAREAMPDGGRLRIHGRNISEGSREIKQLRGPCVAISISDNGPGIPQADIHRVFEPFFTTKGGRSSGLGLSQVYGFAQRSGGAVVASSLPDQGASFVIYLPKAAGQVAPSSSATVANPLPRKVLVVDDTPSSLEASKMLLEMEGITVATAPSGQEALTVLASEPNVELVLSDIMMPNMSGLELAMEVQSRYPNTSIILMTGYSDALEQGARTQFPVLSKPFSRAGMLGAFAAAASQRNSASVVRLHPG, from the coding sequence TTGAATAAACTTCGACCAAGTCTGCTTTTGTTGCTATGCGCGACGATCCCGGTTCTCGTCGTCGGTGTCGTCATCGGAGAATATTTCCTAAGACAGCAGCGCGCGGCGATTGACCGCGATATCGCCCAACGCGCAGATTTTTCCGCCACCGGGTTGGCGCGTGCGCTTGAGATGCAACGTCAGTTGTTGTCGGTGGTTTCGGAATCGCCCCGATTGGACCCGCCGCTTGAAAGGAAGGCTTTCAAGGAGATCGCCCATCGCTTGCTGGGCCGAATACCGGTCTGGCAAATGCTGCATATCAGCGACCTTCACGGCAACATTGTGCTCTCGGTACCCACGCCCGAGGATGGCGCGTCGCATTCGACGGTGAATGATATGGAAAGTTATCGACGAGTCATTGAATCGCGTACTGCCGTCGTTGGCAGCGTCGTGCGGAGAGAACGGGAAATACCGACTTTCCCGATCCGTGTGCCAGTCGAGCGAGACGGAACGATTACCTCTATCCTTACTGCATTGATCCGACCCGAAGAGATTACCAATATTCTCTACGCTAATGGATTGGCGAAAACGTGGACGGCTTGGATCGCCGACGGCGACGGAAGGCTTGTGGCAGCAACGGGCGCCGCCCCCGCCCTGATCGGGGGTCCTTTGAATGCATTTGTTCGCGACACGGGGTCAGAAGGGTCAGGCATTGCGGGGGTGAAGATTGTTAGCGGAGAGGATGTCCGAACAAGCTCCGCTTCAATCGAAGGCTCGAATTGGACCGTCCACGTTGGGATGCCTCTGGCGGAATATCAGGAGATCGGCCGGACTGAATATCGGATCTTGCTGGCCACAATCTTCCTGATTGTAGGCCTTCTCGTCGCAGCAGCGTTCTTGTTTCAACGTGAATTGGCCGCCCGTCGCCGGCAGGATCTCGCCCTTGCCAGTGGGCAGCGAATGGAAGCGCTTGGGAAATTAACCGGAGGTGTGGCACATGATTTCAATAACCTCTTAATGATTTTCCAGGCGGGGATTGAAGGAGTCCGACGTCGCAAAAACGACGAGCAAAAGCTAAATGTGACCCTCGATATGATGTCAGAGGGAGTGTCCAAGGGAAAGGCGATCACGCACCGGCTCCTTTCCTTTTCCCGGCGCTCCAATCTCGATGCGGAAACATTTTTTATTCAAGACAAGATCGGTCCGCTGGAACATTTGGTAAAGCAGGCCGCAACGGACCAGATCATTGTAGACACCGAGGTCGATCCAGATATGTGGCCGGTCACTGTAGACCCCCAGGGATTCGAGGTGGCAATCATCAATTTGGTGACCAATGCCCGTGAAGCCATGCCTGACGGGGGTCGACTTCGTATCCATGGACGCAACATAAGTGAGGGTTCCAGAGAAATAAAACAGCTTCGCGGTCCCTGCGTTGCAATTTCCATATCCGATAACGGTCCAGGAATACCGCAGGCAGACATTCACCGGGTCTTTGAACCCTTCTTTACTACAAAAGGCGGTCGGTCATCCGGTCTGGGGCTTAGTCAGGTCTACGGATTTGCTCAGCGATCAGGTGGAGCCGTTGTCGCAAGCAGCTTACCGGATCAAGGTGCTTCCTTTGTCATCTACCTTCCGAAGGCGGCTGGTCAAGTCGCTCCGTCAAGCTCAGCGACCGTAGCCAATCCTTTGCCGCGTAAGGTTCTCGTTGTAGACGATACGCCGTCTTCACTCGAAGCCTCGAAGATGCTCCTCGAAATGGAGGGGATCACCGTTGCTACCGCGCCAAGCGGTCAGGAGGCCTTGACCGTGCTGGCGTCGGAGCCGAATGTCGAGCTGGTTTTGAGCGACATCATGATGCCGAACATGTCTGGGCTCGAACTGGCGATGGAGGTTCAAAGTCGTTATCCCAACACGTCAATCATATTGATGACCGGGTACAGCGATGCCCTTGAACAAGGTGCCAGAACACAGTTCCCAGTTCTTTCGAAACCATTCAGCAGAGCAGGCATGCTCGGGGCTTTCGCGGCAGCGGCGTCGCAAAGAAATTCTGCATCGGTGGTAAGGCTGCATCCCGGTTAG
- a CDS encoding response regulator receiver protein (PFAM: response regulator receiver~KEGG: ret:RHE_PE00013 response regulator), translating to MVGEKILIVEDDVLIAADLEDIVTTLGYEISGIADSFETAQQLAPFSTIALVDVNLRDGATGPRIGQYLASDFGVAVVMVTGSPELIETDLSKVIGLISKPAHPNLIRDVLEYLRTIREGERGVPPGGMRLFV from the coding sequence ATGGTTGGGGAGAAAATTCTGATCGTCGAAGACGACGTGCTGATCGCGGCTGATCTTGAGGATATTGTAACGACACTTGGCTATGAGATCTCGGGGATAGCCGACAGCTTCGAGACCGCGCAGCAGCTTGCACCCTTCAGCACGATTGCCCTGGTGGACGTCAACCTGAGGGACGGAGCGACCGGTCCGCGGATCGGGCAGTACCTCGCGAGCGATTTCGGCGTCGCCGTCGTCATGGTCACGGGAAGCCCTGAACTGATTGAAACCGATCTTTCAAAGGTGATCGGCCTGATATCGAAACCCGCCCACCCCAACTTGATCCGGGACGTTCTCGAATATCTGAGGACAATCCGCGAAGGCGAACGAGGCGTTCCGCCAGGAGGAATGCGGCTCTTCGTCTGA
- a CDS encoding transcriptional regulator, MarR family (PFAM: regulatory protein MarR~SMART: regulatory protein MarR~KEGG: bbr:BB2470 hypothetical protein): protein MPRSGRRTSGLADDVYEGLAGFRLAMRRFVSFSEAALAEAGVTSQQYQALLVVRTAPGWQIRLRDLAEQMLMHHNSAVQLVDRMCSAGLAERIPAEDDKRSVLIGLTANGERTLESLAKVHVEAMLAHEPLLAESLSRLRQVTELA from the coding sequence ATGCCTCGATCGGGACGCCGGACTTCTGGCCTTGCTGACGACGTCTATGAAGGCCTGGCCGGGTTCCGGCTGGCCATGAGGCGCTTCGTGTCGTTCAGCGAGGCGGCCCTTGCCGAGGCGGGCGTCACGTCACAGCAGTACCAGGCTCTCCTGGTAGTGCGGACTGCTCCGGGCTGGCAGATCAGGCTTCGCGATCTAGCCGAACAGATGCTCATGCACCACAACAGCGCCGTCCAGCTCGTCGATCGGATGTGCTCGGCAGGTCTCGCCGAGCGGATACCTGCGGAAGACGACAAGCGCAGCGTGCTGATCGGCCTGACCGCAAACGGCGAGCGGACGCTTGAATCTCTGGCGAAGGTTCATGTCGAGGCGATGCTTGCGCATGAGCCGCTGCTGGCTGAATCCCTATCCCGTCTTCGTCAGGTGACGGAACTGGCCTGA
- a CDS encoding conserved hypothetical protein (KEGG: sme:SM_b20236 hypothetical protein), protein MIKKDSKTAAEVRGRIQSGDSGDIRSGFDPAAAPLETDAEAAGQPMNPEEIETALHTQNWGAADRQRNYDVAMREPGSAGTIPQTTRSNPLRIFITTLALVALAVAIASWIYS, encoded by the coding sequence ATGATCAAGAAGGATAGCAAGACCGCTGCCGAAGTGCGCGGTCGAATCCAATCAGGAGACAGTGGTGACATCAGATCGGGATTTGACCCTGCAGCCGCGCCCCTGGAAACGGATGCTGAGGCCGCAGGTCAGCCGATGAACCCCGAAGAGATCGAGACGGCGCTGCATACTCAGAACTGGGGAGCGGCCGATCGCCAACGCAACTACGATGTCGCCATGCGTGAACCCGGGAGTGCAGGGACCATACCCCAGACGACGCGCTCTAACCCTTTGCGCATCTTCATCACCACGCTGGCTCTTGTTGCGCTGGCAGTGGCGATCGCCAGCTGGATCTACAGCTGA
- a CDS encoding putative signal peptide protein (KEGG: sme:SMc03832 putative signal peptide protein), with protein sequence MKKLASLVVAASMPLTAHAAARMVSQSGDWGVYSFMRNGSRVCYALSVPKESAPANVDHGKNYFLIAPAQKGGGNEPEAILGYALKSGSTVEASIGERTFKMFVKGNSAWVSDAALEPEFVDALRSGSQLTLHATSARGTRTTYAYSLTGVTAALERIAQCK encoded by the coding sequence ATGAAGAAGCTTGCCAGCCTTGTTGTCGCTGCATCGATGCCATTGACCGCCCATGCCGCGGCCAGAATGGTGTCTCAAAGCGGCGATTGGGGCGTCTATTCCTTTATGAGAAACGGATCTCGGGTCTGCTATGCGCTCTCGGTGCCGAAGGAATCTGCGCCAGCCAATGTGGACCATGGAAAAAACTATTTCCTGATCGCGCCGGCGCAGAAAGGGGGCGGCAATGAACCTGAAGCCATCCTCGGATACGCGTTGAAGAGTGGTTCGACGGTAGAGGCTTCGATCGGAGAGCGGACGTTCAAGATGTTCGTGAAGGGGAACAGCGCCTGGGTGTCCGACGCAGCGCTCGAACCGGAATTCGTTGATGCACTTCGGTCTGGTAGCCAGTTGACGCTCCACGCGACGTCGGCGCGAGGCACTCGTACGACCTATGCCTATTCACTGACAGGCGTGACGGCGGCGCTGGAGCGCATTGCCCAGTGCAAGTGA
- a CDS encoding protein of unknown function DUF982 (PFAM: protein of unknown function DUF982~KEGG: sme:SM_b21296 hypothetical protein), protein MYPSSHTDELRWTAPVAIRIGRRSSEFIHGPAEAIDYLEHRWPFLDGPCLDAAKRRCVEAMNSLAHIEVAREAFISAAAEANVLT, encoded by the coding sequence ATGTACCCAAGCAGCCACACAGACGAGCTTCGCTGGACCGCGCCCGTCGCAATACGCATCGGAAGGCGCTCATCTGAATTCATTCACGGTCCTGCAGAGGCGATTGACTATCTGGAACACAGGTGGCCGTTTCTTGACGGACCTTGTCTCGACGCCGCGAAGCGCCGTTGTGTCGAGGCTATGAACAGCTTGGCGCACATCGAAGTGGCCAGGGAGGCCTTTATATCTGCGGCGGCAGAAGCCAACGTTTTGACGTAG
- a CDS encoding glutathione-dependent formaldehyde-activating GFA (PFAM: glutathione-dependent formaldehyde-activating GFA~KEGG: cvi:CV_2781 hypothetical protein) has product MRRVAICSCGELSIAADGEPVKISACHCRACQRRTGSAFGVAVFFHADQTETSGVSTSYIRSGDSGKSVEFRFCPSCGSTVLWIPEFRKELVAVSLGCFADPSSLAPTQSVYEERRLEWVVFDFT; this is encoded by the coding sequence ATGCGGCGAGTGGCAATTTGTTCATGCGGCGAGCTTTCGATAGCCGCCGACGGAGAACCCGTCAAAATCTCTGCCTGTCATTGCCGGGCCTGCCAACGTCGCACCGGCAGCGCGTTCGGAGTGGCCGTCTTCTTCCACGCCGATCAAACGGAGACGTCCGGCGTGTCGACTAGCTACATCCGGTCAGGCGACAGCGGAAAATCGGTCGAATTCAGGTTCTGCCCTTCATGCGGTTCGACGGTTTTGTGGATACCGGAATTCAGGAAAGAGCTCGTAGCCGTCTCCTTGGGATGCTTCGCCGACCCCTCCTCGCTCGCGCCGACGCAAAGCGTCTATGAGGAAAGACGTCTGGAATGGGTGGTGTTCGATTTCACCTAG
- a CDS encoding monooxygenase FAD-binding (PFAM: monooxygenase FAD-binding~KEGG: ftn:FTN_1049 hypothetical protein), with protein sequence MKVAINGAGIAGPTLAYWLRHYGHEPVLIEQAPRLRSGGYVVDFWGAGYDVASMMGLRPRLHELGYDVEQVRFVGSEGRQCSAFSTDAIRRKLGGRFVSLKRSDLAAVIYAALDGKVETIFDDSIAMIDEGSAGVHVCFNRHGDETFDLVVGADGLHSRVRELQFGPVGQFEVYLGYKAAAFELQGYPLRDERTYVSYAEPGRQISRFSMRDGWTLFLLVYKDPNRDIPLTHVGRKEALRDAFSDAGWESPQILKRMDDTEEIYFDRVSQIQMHSWTKGRTALVGDAAACVSLLAGEGSGLAMSEAFVLAGELARARNNPLTGLANYQTRMMPFLQDRQCAARRFASSFVPKSTFGITVRNIISSLFGFPIVGDFLLGRLLRSNLDLPRYDRAN encoded by the coding sequence ATGAAAGTAGCGATCAACGGAGCCGGCATCGCCGGACCGACATTGGCGTATTGGCTCCGTCATTACGGTCATGAGCCCGTGCTGATCGAGCAAGCTCCGCGGCTGAGGTCCGGAGGTTATGTCGTTGACTTTTGGGGGGCGGGATACGACGTGGCATCGATGATGGGACTTCGGCCACGTCTTCACGAGCTCGGATACGACGTCGAGCAAGTGCGTTTCGTCGGCAGCGAAGGACGGCAGTGTAGTGCATTTTCCACCGACGCAATACGAAGGAAGCTCGGCGGACGTTTTGTTAGTTTGAAGCGAAGTGATCTGGCGGCAGTCATTTATGCAGCGCTAGACGGAAAGGTCGAAACGATCTTCGATGACAGCATCGCGATGATCGATGAAGGCTCTGCCGGTGTGCATGTATGCTTCAATCGCCATGGCGACGAAACCTTCGACCTCGTGGTCGGAGCCGATGGCCTCCATTCACGTGTCCGGGAGCTACAATTTGGACCGGTGGGGCAATTCGAGGTTTATCTTGGCTACAAGGCTGCAGCTTTTGAGCTGCAGGGCTATCCATTGCGTGATGAACGCACCTACGTCAGCTATGCCGAACCGGGCCGACAAATCTCACGATTTTCCATGCGGGATGGTTGGACGCTCTTCCTGCTTGTCTACAAGGACCCAAATAGGGACATACCGCTGACGCACGTCGGGCGCAAAGAAGCTCTGCGGGATGCCTTCAGCGATGCTGGGTGGGAGTCCCCGCAGATATTGAAGCGCATGGACGATACAGAGGAAATCTATTTCGATCGCGTCAGCCAGATTCAAATGCACAGTTGGACCAAGGGCCGCACTGCTCTCGTCGGTGACGCAGCGGCCTGTGTGTCGCTGTTAGCAGGCGAGGGTTCGGGCCTGGCGATGAGCGAGGCGTTTGTGCTTGCGGGCGAGCTCGCGCGCGCCCGAAATAATCCGCTGACCGGTCTTGCGAATTATCAGACGCGGATGATGCCATTCTTACAGGATAGACAGTGCGCCGCGAGACGCTTTGCTTCATCCTTCGTTCCGAAATCCACATTCGGAATCACCGTGCGCAATATCATTAGTTCTCTTTTCGGCTTTCCCATCGTTGGAGACTTTCTGTTGGGCCGTCTGTTGCGGAGCAATTTGGATCTGCCTCGCTACGATCGCGCCAACTAA
- a CDS encoding conserved hypothetical protein (KEGG: ret:RHE_CH01758 hypothetical protein) — MNTIDIARAIAWASLAIIGLVTIAPPRWRAPTVVSVHVDRVLTFVLLAMLFAFAYPNNRRAVAIFCILGAVTSEFSQLISRRRHPKLNHALLKAFGALAGVLIGAVIMQFISFERH, encoded by the coding sequence ATGAACACTATTGACATCGCTCGTGCTATAGCATGGGCTTCACTGGCTATCATTGGTCTGGTCACGATTGCACCGCCGCGCTGGCGGGCGCCGACGGTCGTCTCCGTGCACGTCGATCGTGTGTTGACTTTCGTCCTACTGGCGATGCTTTTTGCCTTCGCTTACCCCAACAACCGACGGGCAGTTGCGATATTCTGTATTCTTGGCGCCGTTACCTCAGAGTTCTCCCAGCTCATTTCACGCAGGCGTCATCCCAAACTCAACCACGCGCTGCTGAAGGCATTTGGCGCTCTGGCCGGCGTCCTGATCGGGGCCGTCATCATGCAATTCATTTCCTTTGAACGTCACTAA
- a CDS encoding glutaredoxin (KEGG: mpo:Mpop_0106 glutaredoxin), which yields MLMATSKKEAVLYRMVMKDHICPFGLKSLDLLKREGYEVEDHWLRTREETDSFQKEHGVETTPQTFIDDARIGGNDALRRFFGKDVRDPQATSYWPVLAVFVTTALISVAANWASGSIMTVRIYKWFIAFSTCVLAILKLRDVESFSNMFLGYDLLARRWVRYAYLYPFGEVLAGVLMVAGALVWLSAPIAFFIGAVGSWSVFQAVYIEKRELKCACVGGDSNVPLGVVSLTENLMMVAMALWMIMKPVAL from the coding sequence ATGTTGATGGCGACCTCGAAGAAAGAAGCTGTTCTCTATCGCATGGTGATGAAGGATCATATCTGCCCTTTTGGGCTGAAGTCCCTCGATCTGTTGAAGCGCGAAGGCTACGAGGTCGAGGACCATTGGCTAAGGACGCGCGAAGAGACGGATTCCTTCCAGAAAGAACATGGGGTCGAGACCACGCCGCAGACATTCATCGACGATGCCCGCATCGGCGGCAACGATGCTCTGCGGCGGTTTTTCGGCAAGGACGTCAGAGATCCGCAGGCGACGTCCTATTGGCCAGTCTTGGCAGTGTTCGTCACGACGGCGCTGATTTCCGTCGCCGCCAATTGGGCATCAGGCTCGATAATGACCGTCCGGATCTACAAATGGTTCATCGCTTTTAGCACGTGCGTGCTCGCCATTCTAAAACTTCGAGACGTCGAAAGCTTCTCCAATATGTTCCTTGGCTATGATCTGCTCGCGCGGCGCTGGGTCCGCTACGCCTATCTCTATCCTTTCGGCGAGGTGCTCGCGGGCGTGCTGATGGTTGCCGGCGCACTCGTCTGGCTTTCCGCCCCGATCGCATTCTTTATCGGCGCCGTGGGGTCTTGGTCTGTGTTCCAAGCGGTCTACATCGAGAAACGCGAACTGAAGTGCGCCTGCGTTGGCGGCGACAGCAACGTGCCCCTCGGCGTCGTCTCGCTTACGGAAAACCTGATGATGGTGGCGATGGCATTGTGGATGATCATGAAACCCGTGGCGCTGTGA
- a CDS encoding protein of unknown function DUF1223 (PFAM: protein of unknown function DUF1223~KEGG: xau:Xaut_1385 hypothetical protein), with amino-acid sequence MKRSKAVSIASHVVLAVIGLSGSASAADRPLTVVELFTSQGCSSCPPANANLIKLSKRDDVLTLSFAVTYWDYLGWKDSFGKREFTDRQAVYEPALGQSGSYTPQMVVNGRTTTVGNNLAEIKQLVSQASPLTSPSLTVGKSAVAIGSGRTPDVIADIWLVSYDPNLVEVPVARGENSGETLPHIHVVHDLTRLGGWNGKAVSYNFTPVSGRLKTAILVQGARGGAILSAATD; translated from the coding sequence ATGAAACGATCGAAGGCCGTATCCATAGCCAGCCATGTCGTGTTGGCGGTCATCGGATTATCCGGATCTGCGTCCGCTGCGGATCGACCACTCACCGTGGTCGAGCTCTTCACCAGCCAGGGCTGCTCGTCCTGCCCGCCGGCGAACGCCAACCTGATCAAGCTGAGCAAGCGCGATGATGTTCTCACCCTGAGCTTTGCAGTAACCTACTGGGATTATCTCGGCTGGAAGGACAGCTTTGGCAAACGGGAATTCACCGATCGCCAGGCTGTGTATGAACCGGCGCTCGGCCAATCAGGCTCGTACACACCGCAGATGGTGGTCAACGGCAGGACGACAACTGTCGGAAATAACCTCGCTGAAATCAAGCAGCTCGTTTCACAGGCAAGTCCGCTGACATCACCTTCCCTGACAGTTGGCAAGAGTGCGGTCGCAATTGGCAGCGGGCGAACGCCCGATGTGATCGCTGATATCTGGTTAGTCAGCTACGATCCCAACCTTGTCGAAGTGCCTGTCGCTCGTGGCGAAAACAGCGGTGAGACACTGCCACATATCCATGTCGTCCACGACCTGACGCGGCTCGGTGGTTGGAACGGAAAAGCTGTTTCCTACAACTTTACGCCCGTATCCGGCCGGCTGAAAACCGCCATCCTCGTTCAAGGAGCGCGGGGCGGAGCCATTCTGTCAGCGGCCACTGACTAA
- a CDS encoding conserved hypothetical protein (KEGG: mes:Meso_1108 hypothetical protein), translating to MQSGEGGWSNYRPSKTLWAWSIVGASALTMALGFTWGGWTTSGRARVMTDIAVRNAKADLVAGICVHNFVTAKDAQENLKALQAKSSWQRDDFITDGGWAKIAGIDGTITNAADSCADQLVKMKELPQSGGDAAVTDS from the coding sequence ATGCAAAGCGGCGAAGGTGGCTGGTCCAACTACCGACCGTCCAAGACCCTATGGGCCTGGTCCATCGTCGGGGCCTCGGCATTGACGATGGCGCTTGGCTTCACCTGGGGAGGATGGACGACGTCGGGAAGGGCCAGGGTGATGACCGACATCGCCGTCCGAAACGCGAAGGCGGATCTGGTCGCGGGCATCTGCGTCCATAACTTTGTGACGGCGAAGGACGCACAGGAGAACCTAAAGGCCCTGCAGGCGAAGTCGTCATGGCAGCGTGACGACTTCATAACCGATGGAGGCTGGGCCAAAATCGCGGGGATCGACGGTACTATCACGAACGCGGCCGACTCCTGCGCCGACCAGCTCGTGAAGATGAAGGAACTGCCGCAATCGGGAGGAGATGCCGCAGTCACCGACAGCTAG
- a CDS encoding BA14K family protein (PFAM: BA14K family protein~KEGG: bcs:BCAN_B0743 BA14K family protein): MAFAGLQPVEAGPLWVGPKPVVSPQIEQVQYHHRDHRGWYHGHRGYKHYRPGYRRHRDGWWYPLAAFGAGAIIGGAISGRPAVGLPSRHVHWCAAHYRTYRAYDNTYVPRIGVRAVCHSPYR; the protein is encoded by the coding sequence ATGGCATTCGCGGGCTTGCAGCCCGTGGAAGCGGGTCCTTTATGGGTCGGCCCGAAGCCAGTAGTATCGCCGCAGATTGAACAGGTGCAGTATCACCATCGCGATCATCGCGGCTGGTATCACGGGCATCGCGGTTATAAGCACTACCGCCCAGGTTATCGCCGGCACAGGGACGGATGGTGGTATCCTTTGGCTGCTTTCGGCGCAGGAGCGATTATTGGCGGCGCCATTTCGGGCCGGCCGGCGGTTGGCCTGCCTTCGCGCCACGTCCATTGGTGTGCAGCCCACTACCGGACTTATCGCGCGTACGACAACACTTATGTTCCACGTATTGGCGTGAGAGCCGTCTGCCACTCGCCTTACAGATAA
- a CDS encoding conserved hypothetical protein (KEGG: rec:RHECIAT_PC0000150 hypothetical protein), which produces MNLALVLGTLTLTCWTVGGAIAVFGNAEQCHPHRQRISEFVTLGLNILGLVCAILMGAVLVA; this is translated from the coding sequence ATGAACTTGGCACTTGTTCTTGGGACATTGACACTGACCTGCTGGACGGTCGGCGGGGCTATTGCCGTCTTCGGAAATGCCGAGCAATGTCACCCCCACCGTCAGCGGATCAGCGAGTTCGTCACTCTCGGCTTGAACATCCTTGGACTCGTTTGCGCAATCCTTATGGGAGCCGTTCTGGTCGCGTAG
- a CDS encoding putative thioredoxin (H-type,TRX-H) (KEGG: bra:BRADO6716 putative thioredoxin (H-type,TRX-H)) → MKPVLSILVAVSAATLAIMTTQGALAAEVKNYEAAGFKAAQTSGVPIVIDIAASWCPTCAAQKPIIQSLVADPAYKQMVIFHVDFDSQKDIVRSFGAQMQSTLIAYKGEKETGRSVGDTDQDSIKALFASTLVN, encoded by the coding sequence GTGAAACCTGTCTTGTCGATACTAGTGGCGGTCTCGGCCGCGACACTTGCCATCATGACGACGCAAGGTGCGCTGGCTGCCGAGGTAAAGAATTACGAGGCAGCCGGGTTTAAAGCTGCGCAGACCTCCGGGGTGCCGATCGTCATCGACATCGCTGCAAGCTGGTGCCCGACCTGCGCCGCCCAGAAGCCGATCATCCAATCGCTTGTCGCCGATCCGGCCTACAAACAGATGGTCATCTTCCACGTCGATTTCGACAGCCAGAAGGATATCGTCCGGTCCTTTGGCGCGCAGATGCAATCGACGCTGATCGCCTATAAAGGTGAAAAAGAAACCGGGCGCTCGGTTGGCGACACGGATCAGGATTCGATCAAGGCACTGTTCGCGTCGACGCTCGTCAACTGA